A single Agrococcus sp. ARC_14 DNA region contains:
- a CDS encoding thioesterase family protein encodes MSLRAPAFDDLAGVPIVSEGSVEPEQLDVMGHMTVLEYLNVQTRATIAGCGAFGLDLEYPVRTGMGLFSIEHRARYLREVRLGTRFTCRMRLVDATETAVQTMTYLVDEDRGLLSSSLETVLLNVSLETRRVVRFAGDTVALLTKGLARDAEFAAWDSLASSALSSRMSHVS; translated from the coding sequence ATGAGCCTCCGTGCCCCCGCGTTCGACGATCTGGCCGGCGTGCCGATCGTAAGCGAAGGATCCGTTGAGCCGGAGCAACTGGATGTCATGGGCCACATGACCGTGCTGGAGTACCTGAACGTGCAGACGAGGGCGACGATAGCCGGATGCGGTGCGTTCGGCCTCGACCTGGAGTACCCGGTGCGGACGGGCATGGGCCTGTTCTCGATCGAGCACCGCGCGCGCTACCTGCGGGAGGTGCGATTGGGCACCCGATTTACCTGCAGGATGCGCTTGGTCGATGCGACGGAGACCGCCGTGCAGACGATGACGTACCTCGTCGACGAGGATCGGGGCTTGCTCTCCAGCAGCCTGGAGACCGTGCTGCTGAATGTGAGCCTTGAGACCAGGCGCGTCGTGCGATTCGCCGGCGACACCGTGGCGCTACTGACCAAGGGCTTGGCTCGAGACGCGGAGTTCGCTGCCTGGGATTCCTTGGCCAGCTCGGCCCTGAGCAGCCGCATGTCCCACGTCTCGTAG